Genomic segment of Candidatus Liberimonas magnetica:
CTTTTGTAATAATATTATACAGCTTATAGGTTGTATTGTCAATAGCCCCCAAAAAAATATTTTTTAGGATATCTCTTGATTGTACTAACTTAAAATTATCCATTTGAAAAAATAGAGAAGTGTTATTAATGATGCAAAGAGAAGGCACAAATTAGGCACAAATGAGGTTTTTGACTTGATTTGCGTGGTTAAAAAGTGATTGAAATTACAGTGAAATATAGATATGGGTTAAAGTTTTAGCTAAAGGTTTTGCAGACCTCTCCCTTAGCCACTTGGGTACCGCACCATAATTCACGAAAGTATATATAAAAAGCAAAAAAAAGTCAATTTTTAGACGGAAATAAATATTTTAATGTTTGGACAATTGGGGACAAGAGAGGACAAGAAAAGACAGGAAAGGAACATGGTATAGTAACCGTTTGGTAACCGTTTTTATGATAAAATTCGATGCAAAAAAATGCGCTTTTATTTTCTGAAAAAAAGTATTCAAAAAACAAAAAAACCACGCGCACATGCGGTGGTTTTTTTTGTCAAAATATAGCACTACTTCGTTAAGTCGAACGTTCCACGACAGTCTTTTTTCTTCGGTGTCTTTGCGAGGAGCGAAGCGACGTGGCAATCTCCAAAACGCCGAGATTGCTTCGCCTCCGGCTCGCAATGACAAACCTCACTTAACGAAGTAGTGATAGAAATTGACGCAATCTCCTCAAATAATCATCCTTTTGAACACAATAAGTCACATAAGTCATGCTTGGCACCGATTTGGCACCGATCTATCATGTATCTTACAATTGTTTCCGCAATAAAGGCATGACCATCCTTATTAGGATGTGCGTCATCTTGGCTTAGCCAGAAGGCACTTATATCTTCCCATCCATTCTTTTCCATTATTTCCTGGTAAACAGGATAACTGTCAATAACATAGTAACCATAATCACTAAGCTTTTTTACTATGGGTTGGTGAAAAAGAGTATAAAGAGGGTCATCCATGAAATTTGAGTAGCGCTTTATCCATGGATTGAACACAAAAGCTATTACAGGTATATTGTGTAATTTTGCATTTTCAGCTAAGGCCTTTAGTTCATTTAATTGTGTATCATAAGTTTTTCCTGAGTAATAATAATACGAGTATGCTTTGTCAGGGTTTGTGGGATCAGACTCCATAAAAGTCGTCATTTTTTTCACTTGGTGAAGACGCCATTTTTGAATAAGTAATTTCAGTATCATGGAGCCTAAAATATTGTTCCCATATTCAGGTGAGATATAATTTGGAGGTTTTGTGTCTATTGGTTCGGGATCGTTGTGGTCGTAATGCAGTATAACAAGGTCCGGCCCCCAAGGTAGAACAAACTTTTCAAAAGCGGCTCTATTGTGTTGGCAGTTATATCCAGGCACACTGAAATTGCCGAGTTCAATTTTTTTATTATAATGTTTTTCAAGCATTATTCTTAAAAGTTCCGCATATGTCTGGTTATATTCAACACCCCATCCAAAAGGTGATGAATCACCTAAGACAGCGATACGAAAATCTGGGTTCTTTATTTTAATATTATTGGAAGAAATGCGCCGTCTCCCATGTTTGGATGTAGCAATACGCACTCCCTTCCATTCTATATTGATGCCAGGTTTAAGCTTATAC
This window contains:
- a CDS encoding SGNH/GDSL hydrolase family protein; translation: MNIYKYRLLKSISLCILSLIFSCLAAEIIFRLFFLNKFPSISQQKTDDKTLIAEFTKPSPYPKMVYKLKPGINIEWKGVRIATSKHGRRRISSNNIKIKNPDFRIAVLGDSSPFGWGVEYNQTYAELLRIMLEKHYNKKIELGNFSVPGYNCQHNRAAFEKFVLPWGPDLVILHYDHNDPEPIDTKPPNYISPEYGNNILGSMILKLLIQKWRLHQVKKMTTFMESDPTNPDKAYSYYYYSGKTYDTQLNELKALAENAKLHNIPVIAFVFNPWIKRYSNFMDDPLYTLFHQPIVKKLSDYGYYVIDSYPVYQEIMEKNGWEDISAFWLSQDDAHPNKDGHAFIAETIVRYMIDRCQIGAKHDLCDLLCSKG